From the genome of Winogradskyella forsetii, one region includes:
- a CDS encoding ABC transporter permease, translating to MLRLIQLELQKLWLNRASKVLIIISFILPFTVLILSSIKINFFGFFTLELGELGIFNFPIIWHITTFFAAQFKFFFAIVVVSMIGNEYSNKTLKQNLIDGLSKKEFILSKFYTIVFFSLFATILIGLATFFIGMYYSSYTEASIIFREVEFLLAYFIKLVGFFSLCLFLGMLVKRSAFALGFLFILYILEWIIFGLVSWQADSIEMAFNVKQFLPLESMWNLINQPMQRVVMTKFPEKTDIMYDYAVHWYEIAIVLAWTALFIFLSYRLLKKRDL from the coding sequence ATGTTACGTCTTATACAACTCGAATTACAAAAACTTTGGCTGAATAGAGCCAGTAAGGTTTTAATAATCATCTCTTTTATTTTGCCATTTACGGTTTTAATTTTATCGTCTATTAAAATTAATTTCTTTGGTTTTTTTACATTGGAATTAGGTGAGTTGGGTATTTTCAACTTTCCTATTATTTGGCATATTACAACTTTTTTTGCAGCACAATTCAAATTCTTTTTTGCCATTGTAGTGGTAAGCATGATTGGAAATGAATACAGCAATAAAACCTTAAAACAAAATCTAATTGATGGTTTAAGTAAAAAGGAGTTTATTCTATCAAAATTCTATACCATTGTTTTTTTCTCTTTGTTCGCGACCATTCTAATTGGTTTGGCAACTTTTTTTATTGGTATGTATTACTCCAGTTATACAGAAGCTTCAATTATTTTCAGGGAAGTTGAATTTCTGCTTGCCTATTTTATAAAACTTGTTGGTTTCTTTAGTCTGTGTTTGTTTTTAGGCATGCTTGTGAAGCGTTCTGCATTTGCCTTAGGTTTTTTATTTATTCTTTACATTTTAGAATGGATAATTTTTGGGCTTGTATCTTGGCAAGCGGATTCCATAGAAATGGCATTTAACGTGAAGCAATTTTTGCCATTGGAGTCGATGTGGAATCTAATTAATCAGCCGATGCAAAGGGTCGTGATGACAAAATTTCCTGAAAAAACAGATATTATGTACGATTATGCCGTACATTGGTATGAGATCGCTATCGTCTTGGCTTGGACAGCACTTTTCATCTTTTTATCGTATCGATTACTTAAAAAGCGGGATTTGTAA
- a CDS encoding T9SS type B sorting domain-containing protein, whose protein sequence is MKKIYLVLILLITSVQVFAQNEASFWYFGQNAGLQFNAQSGTVTALTNGQLGTLEGCTSISDENGNLLFYSDGRTVWNRNHQIMSNGDYFGGTGLLGDPSSTSSGLIVPKPNDPNKYYLFTVDEPHHDNAAVYPNQFNGTYNPGSVPGDDDGFNNGLNYSLIDMTLNGGLGDVDPIEKNRHLVTYDPLDTEEIKYKCSEKITAVRAEDCSSFWVITHFGDKFYAFKIDANGVNPTPEISTVGPYVPIEGYRRNSLGYLKASPNAKRLVAANFGYATVAGGNAPGSVDLYLFNNETGTVFNHLQLYGTQNNNSPYGVEFSAESKKVYATISQGPDGVPPSQVLQWDLESTFIANSLQVIHTSNNMTAGALQLGIDRRIYRAQYGSLNLSKYLGVISSPEADGMAANYNEQGILLDINGTNQNLSQIGLPPFIQSLFNSEIDIIQNGISTTELALCIGDSYTLQAEDINGADYFWTFDGAPLSETTSQLFVDTPGFYEVYIEPNNGECPIEGSARVGVFEIPVTNSLTNVEACDDISNDGIFSFDFTDKNSEALLTQDPLQYQVRYFESQEDANSGANAITFPYTNISSPQTIFVRVDNFENTNCFDVNSFELRVFSRPQISELNTIEICDSDGDVTDGIATIEFEDLKTLIRGDQDENSTAITFHPSLNDANDNLAALPSNYTNTTPFNETIFVRIENTASTNCISTGSFDLVINPIPIANDISILQCDEDGIPEGFTTFNINNHLEAITDDIENNSVEFYLSLSDAENQENAINGNAFDNFFNPQIVYARVTNPTTDCINFSEISLEVSTTASNNTSLELCDTDGTEDGFMAFNLSEANETVLAFSPTGLDLAYYETYEDALLETNPLGANFTNTVPYNQTIYGRVENSNACYGISEIELTVLALPNIVTEFETIYCLNSFPETITLDGGVLEDSQSNYYYEWSTGENTSAIEIDAPGTYNVRVSNTDGCYKDRTITVLPSNIATIASIEVIDGSQNNSISIFVDGNSEGDYEYALDNINGPYQNSNTFSNVQPGLYTIYVRDKNDCGIAEELVSVIGFPKFFTPNNDDVNDYWQVYGISEQFQSHSIIYIFDRYGKLLKELDPLGSGWDGNYNGEKMPTSDYWFKVNLEDGRTFTNHFTLKR, encoded by the coding sequence ATGAAAAAGATCTATTTAGTTTTAATCCTATTAATAACTAGCGTCCAAGTATTTGCACAAAATGAAGCTTCATTTTGGTACTTTGGACAAAATGCTGGTTTGCAATTTAATGCGCAGTCTGGTACCGTTACAGCATTGACTAATGGGCAACTAGGCACTTTGGAAGGCTGTACATCAATTTCGGATGAAAACGGCAATCTTTTGTTTTATAGTGATGGGCGAACCGTTTGGAACCGAAACCATCAGATTATGTCTAACGGAGATTATTTTGGTGGTACTGGTTTATTGGGAGACCCTTCAAGTACGTCGTCAGGTCTTATTGTTCCCAAACCAAACGATCCTAACAAATATTATCTTTTTACTGTAGATGAACCGCATCATGATAATGCTGCTGTATATCCGAATCAATTTAATGGAACTTATAATCCTGGGAGCGTTCCGGGTGATGACGATGGTTTCAACAATGGCTTAAATTATTCATTGATTGACATGACACTTAATGGTGGTTTAGGTGACGTAGATCCTATAGAGAAAAACAGGCATTTAGTAACTTACGACCCTCTCGATACGGAAGAAATAAAATATAAATGTTCAGAAAAAATAACAGCGGTCAGAGCTGAAGATTGTTCCTCTTTTTGGGTCATTACACATTTTGGAGACAAATTTTATGCGTTTAAGATTGATGCAAATGGCGTAAACCCTACACCTGAAATTTCCACAGTTGGTCCATATGTCCCTATTGAGGGTTATAGACGAAATTCATTAGGGTATTTAAAAGCATCGCCTAATGCCAAAAGATTAGTTGCAGCCAATTTTGGATATGCAACGGTTGCAGGAGGAAATGCTCCTGGCAGTGTGGATTTATATCTTTTTAACAACGAAACAGGGACTGTCTTTAACCATCTACAACTTTATGGTACGCAAAACAATAATAGTCCTTATGGTGTTGAGTTTTCTGCGGAAAGCAAAAAAGTCTATGCCACTATTAGTCAAGGTCCAGATGGAGTACCTCCCAGCCAAGTATTACAATGGGATTTAGAAAGTACTTTTATTGCCAATTCGTTGCAAGTGATTCACACTTCTAATAATATGACTGCAGGGGCTTTGCAACTAGGCATTGACAGACGTATTTATAGGGCACAATATGGAAGTCTAAATCTTTCAAAATATTTAGGTGTTATTTCCAGTCCTGAAGCTGATGGCATGGCTGCAAATTATAACGAACAAGGGATACTTTTAGATATTAATGGCACAAATCAAAATTTAAGTCAGATTGGCTTGCCTCCTTTTATCCAATCCTTATTTAATTCTGAAATTGACATTATCCAGAATGGGATCAGTACTACAGAGTTAGCACTATGCATTGGTGACAGTTATACTTTGCAAGCAGAAGATATCAATGGCGCAGATTATTTTTGGACTTTTGACGGTGCACCGTTATCGGAAACCACATCTCAATTATTTGTGGACACACCTGGTTTTTATGAAGTATATATTGAACCTAATAATGGTGAGTGCCCTATTGAAGGAAGTGCTCGTGTTGGGGTTTTTGAAATTCCTGTAACCAATTCGCTCACAAATGTTGAGGCTTGTGATGACATTTCTAACGATGGGATTTTTAGTTTTGATTTTACGGATAAAAATTCGGAAGCCTTACTAACACAAGATCCTCTTCAATATCAAGTTCGTTATTTTGAAAGTCAAGAAGATGCCAACTCTGGTGCCAATGCAATAACTTTTCCTTATACCAACATTAGCAGCCCTCAAACCATTTTTGTTCGCGTGGATAATTTTGAAAACACCAACTGTTTTGATGTAAACTCGTTTGAGCTTCGAGTATTTTCAAGACCACAAATATCAGAATTGAATACTATAGAGATTTGCGATAGTGACGGAGATGTAACTGATGGCATTGCAACAATTGAATTTGAAGATTTAAAAACATTAATTAGAGGGGATCAAGATGAAAATTCAACAGCAATTACTTTTCATCCTTCTCTAAATGATGCTAACGATAATTTAGCTGCATTGCCTTCAAACTATACGAACACAACGCCTTTTAATGAAACAATTTTTGTAAGAATCGAAAATACGGCTAGTACAAATTGTATCAGCACTGGTAGTTTTGACCTAGTGATAAACCCTATTCCAATAGCCAATGATATTTCAATTCTCCAATGCGATGAAGACGGCATTCCTGAAGGCTTCACAACTTTTAACATCAATAATCATTTAGAAGCTATTACTGATGATATTGAAAATAATTCCGTTGAATTCTATTTATCCCTTAGCGATGCAGAAAACCAAGAAAATGCCATTAATGGTAATGCCTTTGATAATTTTTTTAATCCACAAATTGTATATGCTAGAGTAACTAATCCAACAACTGATTGTATTAATTTTAGCGAAATATCCTTAGAAGTAAGCACTACGGCTTCAAACAATACAAGTTTGGAATTATGCGATACCGATGGTACGGAAGATGGTTTTATGGCCTTTAACTTATCCGAAGCTAATGAAACCGTTTTAGCTTTTTCTCCTACGGGTTTGGATTTGGCTTATTACGAAACATACGAAGATGCACTGTTGGAAACCAATCCTCTAGGAGCAAATTTTACCAATACTGTTCCTTACAATCAAACTATATATGGACGTGTGGAAAATAGTAACGCTTGCTATGGTATCAGTGAAATTGAACTAACCGTTTTGGCATTACCTAATATTGTAACTGAATTTGAAACTATTTACTGTTTAAATTCATTTCCTGAAACCATTACCTTAGATGGAGGTGTTTTAGAAGATTCCCAAAGCAACTATTACTACGAATGGTCTACAGGAGAGAACACCTCAGCGATTGAAATTGATGCGCCAGGGACATATAACGTAAGAGTTAGTAATACCGATGGCTGTTATAAAGACAGAACGATCACCGTTTTACCTTCCAACATTGCAACGATTGCCTCCATAGAAGTCATAGATGGTTCACAAAACAATTCAATTTCGATTTTTGTGGATGGTAATAGTGAAGGCGATTACGAATATGCCTTAGATAACATCAACGGTCCCTATCAAAACAGTAACACCTTTAGCAATGTGCAGCCAGGATTATACACCATTTACGTTCGCGATAAAAACGATTGTGGTATTGCGGAAGAGTTGGTTTCGGTCATTGGTTTTCCTAAATTTTTTACGCCAAACAATGATGATGTTAATGATTATTGGCAAGTTTATGGTATTTCAGAACAATTTCAATCGCATTCAATAATTTATATATTTGACAGATACGGTAAACTACTAAAAGAACTTGATCCGTTGGGTTCTGGTTGGGACGGCAATTACAATGGAGAAAAGATGCCAACCAGCGATTATTGGTTTAAAGTAAACCTAGAAGATGGACGAACCTTTACCAACCATTTTACATTAAAACGATGA